One Pseudomonas fluorescens genomic region harbors:
- a CDS encoding DMT family transporter: MTPRTALGALHIGALMFGLTGVFGKLAAASPAVIVFGRAAFAVLALAFFARFASQTGWQKLQAQDWRRLALSGVLLAGHWVSFFVSVKIAGVAIATLGFASFPAFTVILEGLIFRERIRANEIVLVVLVSIGLVLVTPAFDLGSGATIGLLWSVLSGLLFSLLSLTNRASSARIPAVQAALCQNVVVAVCLLPVAAPQLSDVRALDWLWIALLGVFCTGVAHSLFVASLAVIKARTAAVVFAMEPVYGITVAWLLFNENPTPKMLIGGALIIVAIVVSARMSGHADKKTVAAEAASH, translated from the coding sequence ATGACTCCGCGTACCGCCCTCGGCGCCCTGCATATCGGCGCTTTGATGTTCGGCCTGACCGGCGTGTTCGGCAAACTCGCTGCCGCCTCCCCCGCTGTGATCGTCTTTGGGCGCGCCGCTTTCGCTGTACTCGCCCTGGCGTTCTTCGCCCGTTTCGCCAGCCAGACCGGCTGGCAAAAACTCCAGGCCCAGGACTGGCGACGTCTGGCCTTGAGCGGCGTGCTGCTGGCCGGGCATTGGGTGAGCTTTTTCGTTTCGGTGAAGATTGCCGGCGTGGCCATCGCGACCCTGGGCTTTGCCAGTTTCCCGGCGTTTACGGTGATTCTTGAAGGGCTGATTTTTCGCGAACGTATCCGAGCCAATGAAATTGTCCTGGTCGTGTTGGTCAGCATCGGTCTGGTGTTGGTAACCCCAGCCTTCGATCTGGGCAGTGGCGCGACTATCGGCTTGCTCTGGTCGGTGCTGTCGGGCTTGCTGTTTTCCTTATTGTCGTTGACCAACCGCGCCAGCTCCGCGCGCATCCCGGCGGTGCAGGCGGCGTTGTGTCAGAACGTCGTGGTGGCGGTGTGTCTGCTGCCGGTCGCCGCGCCGCAACTGAGCGACGTGCGCGCGCTCGACTGGCTGTGGATCGCCCTGCTCGGGGTGTTCTGCACCGGCGTCGCCCACAGCCTGTTTGTCGCCAGCCTCGCGGTGATCAAGGCACGCACGGCCGCGGTGGTGTTCGCCATGGAGCCGGTTTACGGCATCACTGTCGCCTGGCTGCTGTTCAATGAAAACCCGACGCCGAAGATGTTGATCGGCGGCGCGTTGATAATTGTTGCCATCGTCGTGTCAGCGCGGATGTCCGGCCATGCCGACAAGAAAACTGTCGCCGCCGAGGCCGCGTCTCACTGA